From the Candidatus Krumholzibacteriia bacterium genome, the window CAGAACCCGATGGTGCAGCGGGTAGAAGAGCACCGCGAGCGCCCAGCCCCAGAAGATGGGCTCGGCGAATTGGGCGTAGATGGTGATGAGGAGCGCGAGGATCGAGAGCGTGATGATGCCGAAACCGAGAGCCAGCGCCCGGCGGCGGAACTCCTGCACACCTTGGGGTTCGGGCCGGTCGGAGGTTTCCGCGGGCCGCTCGGCGAAACCCTGCTGCCCCGACGGCGAGGCCACCGCGGGCCCACGGCGCTCGCGCCGCTCGCGCGGCGCGGGGAGGCTATCGCTCATGGCTCGTGCTCCAGGGCGGGAAGAGGGCGCCCGGCATACCGCTACTCCCCTTCGAGGACGACATCGTAGGTGCAACGCTCCACGCCGTCGCTGCCGTGCTCCACCGTCAGGATGGGATTGCCGCCCTCACGCGCCCATGCCTGCCAGGTGGCAGTCAGGCGCGGATCATCGGCGAACACGAGCTGGCAGGTCGAGCGACATCCGTCCATGGCCCCTGCCGGCGTGGTGCGAAGAAGTGCGCGCCATCGAAGCTCCTCCTCTCGCGAGAGGCCATACCGGCCGGCGCACGCTCTCTGCAATACGATGGTATCGTGGCCGCTTGCTGCATTCTCTTGCAGTGCTTTCTCATGACCCTGCAGCACCGCGGCCAGGCCGCTCCTCAGCAGCTCTGGCGCCAAGTCCGTTTCGACCGCCCCGGCCTCCTCCGTCCTGGCACTGCAGTTGGCCCCTACCGTACCTGGCATACCGGGCGTGGCGGTGGTGGAGGCAGCAGCGAGCGACGCCGCGGCAATGGCGAAGAGCGCGATGCAGCGGCTCGGCAAGTCCGGCGCCGGCGCAGCGGCTCGGCGCCGCAGGTGCAAGCGCCCGCGCAGGCGGGACACGACGCCGTCGGCGGCAACGTAGAACGACGGCACCACGAGGAGGCTGAGCGCTGTCGACACCACCAGACCGCCGATGACGGCGATGGCCATGGGGGTGCGGATCTCGGAGCCCGGGCCTAGGCCGAGCGCCGGTGGCAGCGCCGCCATGAACGTCGCCGCCGAGGTCATGAGGATGGGGCGCAGGCGTACCGGACCGGCAGCTTCCATGGCGGCAGCCGCGTCCAGGCCGCGGGCCCGGTTCTGGTTGGCGTAGTCCACCAAGATGATGGAATTCTTCTTCACGATGCCGAGGAGGAGCAGCAGACCGATCATGCTGAAGATGTTGAGGGACTTGCCCGCCAGCCACAGCGCTGCCGCCGCCCCGGTCACCGAGAGCGGCAGGATGGTCAGAATCGTCACCGGGTGCAGGAACGAATTGAACTGCGATGCCAGGATCATGTAAGCGACGAGGATGCCGAGGATGAGGGCGAAGAGCAGGCTGCTCTTCGACTCGTGGAAGGCCACGCTGGCGCCACCGAGCACCATCCGGTAGCCCACGGGCATGCCCGTCGCGAGGCGCCCGATGTACTGCAGCGCCTCGCCCTGTGAGTGCTCCGGCGCCACGTTCGCCGTCACCGTGATGGCGCGCTCGCGATCCCGCCGGGTGATCGCCTGCAACGCCGGCACCTCCTCGGTGGTGACCAGCGTCGACAGCGGCACCAGCTCGCCCGAACGGCTGCGCACCCGCAGGCGGTCGATGTCCTCGGGCCGGGAGCGCTGCGAGGCCAGCAGGCGCAGCCGCACGTCCAGCCGCCGGCCGCCGCTGCTGTACTTGCCGGCGCGCACGCCGCCCACCAGAGCGTTCAGCGTTGTCGCCACATCCTCGATGGAAACGCCGAGGTCGGCGGCACGGGCCCGGTTCGGCAGGATGCGCAGCTCCGGCATCCCCACCTGGTAATCCGTGTCCAGGTCCACCACCATGCCGCTCGCCGTCAGCTTCTGCATCTGCTCTTGGGTGAGCGCCACGAGCTTGTCCCAATCGGGGCCGCGTACGGAGAACTCCACCGGGAAGCCGCGCTGCGCGGTGAAGCCCTGCTGCGACAAATCCTGCACCACCGCCCGCAGGCCAGGGATGGCGTTGAGCTCGCGGCGCAACAAGGCAGCGAACTCCTTCTGGTTGTACTCTCGGTCTCCGGGGTCGACCAAAGTCACCAAGGCCTGGGCCGAGGTGACAGCGCTGCCGCCCGGACCGCCGCCGATGGAGGCCATGCAGCGCCGCACCTCGGGGCGGTTGTTGATGATCGCCTCGGCACGCTGCAGCAAGCCGTCGGTCTCGTGGATGTCCGAGCCCACGGCGCTCTGCATGCGCACCATGAGCCGGCTCTGATCCTGGGACGGTACGAACTCCGTGGGCAGGGCCCGAAGCACCAGGAGCGCCAGGACGAAGAGCACCGCCGCGCCGGCCAGCACCATCCCGCGCCGGCGCAGGGTGCGGCGCAGCACCGCGGCGTACAGGGTTGCCAGGCGCTCGAAACCGCGATCCACTGCTCGCCCCACCCGGCTGCGTGACTCGCGCCCCACGCTCAAGATCTGGGCGCAGCGCGACGGCGCCAGCGTGATCGCCTCCACGTACGAGAGCAGCACCGCGAGGCAGAGCACGACGCCGAACTGCAGGAAGAAGCGGCCGATGACGCCGCGCATGAAGACGACGGGGATGAAGATCGCCACCACGGCCAGCGTCGCCGCCAGCGCCGCGAAGGTGATTTCCGCCGTCCCCTCCCGCGCCGCTTGCGCTCGTCCTTTGCCGCTTTCGGCGTGGCGCACGATGTTCTCGAGCACCATGATGGCGTCGTCGACGACGATGCCGACCGCGAGCGCCAGCCCCAGCAGGGTGAAGGTGTTGAGGGTGAAGCCGAGGAAGTAGATGACCGCCACGGTGCCGAGGAGCGACATGGGGATGGCGAGGACCACGTTCAAGGTGCTGGAGATGGAGCCCAGGAAGAGCCAGCACACCACCGCGGTGAGCAGTACGGAGAGCAGGAGCTCGAGCTCGATCTCGTGCACCGAATCCTCGATGAAGCGGGTGGAGTCGAAGTTGACGCCGAGCTCCATGCCCGCGGGCAGCGTGGACTGGATCACCTCCATCTCCGCCCGGATGCGCTGCGCCACGGCGACGGCGTTGGAGCCGCGCTGCTTCCGCACCCCGATGCCCTGCGCCGGTGCCCCGTCGACCCGCGACAGCCGCCGCAGGTCCTCGAAGCCGTCTTCCACCAGGGCCACGTCTTCCAGGTACACCGGGCTGCCGGCGACCGAGCGGATGACGAGATGGCGCAGCGTGTCGAGGTCGAGGGCCTCGCCGAGCACGCGCACGTTCACCTCGCGGCCTTCCGTTTCGATGAGGCCCGCCGGCATCTCCAAGTGCTGGCGCTGCAGGGCCTGCAGCACGTCGCTGATGGTGATGCCCTTCTCGTCGAGGCGCGTGGCGTCGATCCACAGGCGCACGTTGCGCTCCAGGGTGCCGCCCAAGGAGATCTCCCCCACACCGGGCACCGTTTGCAGCCGCTCGCTCACGCGGTAGCGGGCGTAGTCGCTCAGCACCTGCGGCGGGAAGGGGCCGGAGAGGCCGAGCCACATGATCGGGTTGTCCTCGGGGTTGTTCTTCGAGATCACCGGCGGGTCGAGATCCCGGGGCAAACGGCGCTGGGCCTGGGACACCTTGGTTTGCACGTCCTGCAGCGCCAGGTCCACGTCGCGAGCGAGGTCCAGCTCCACGGTGATGGAAGCGCGGCCCTGTCGCGCGGAGGAAGTGATGGAACGCGTGCCCTCCACCTGGACCAGCGCTTCTTCCAGGATCTCCACCACGTCGTTCTCCACCACCTCGGGAGCGGCGCCCTCCCAGGTGACACTCACCGTGATGGTCGGGAAGTCCACGTCGGGGAATTGGCTGATGCCGATGCGCGTGGCGGCGACGAGGCCGAAGACGATGGTGGCCGCCATGAGCATCCAGGCGAGGACGGGCTTGCGGATGCAGGCTTCGGTGAGGTTCATGGTCCGGCTCCGGCCGCCGGGGCGCTGGCCTCGCCGCCGACGCTGGGGACGACGCGCACCGCGGCGCCCTCCTGCAACGCTTCGGCGCCGCGGACGACGACGGACTCCCCTGCTGCCAAGCCGTGGCGCACTTCCACCCGGCCGTCGGAAGTGCGCATGCCGAGGTTGACGATGCGCTCCTGCGCCTTGCCGCCGGCAACGACGTAGGCCAGGAAGCCTTTCTCACTCGGACGCACCGCGGTCTCTGGGACCACGGCCGCTCCCGCGGCGCCGCCGACCGAGACGCTCACCTCGGCGAAAGCACCGGGACGCGGCGCCCCGGCGGCGGTCTCCACTTCGGCGGTGACGCTCACCAGACGCGAGGCCGGATTGGCGCCGGCGGCAACGTGGGTGATGCGAGCGGTGTAGGGTTTCGGGCTCTCGCGCACGATGAAGCTGGCCAGCATCCCGGGTTGCAACCGCGCCGCGTCCTGCTCCGGAACGCTGAAGCGGAGCAGC encodes:
- a CDS encoding efflux RND transporter permease subunit, which codes for MNLTEACIRKPVLAWMLMAATIVFGLVAATRIGISQFPDVDFPTITVSVTWEGAAPEVVENDVVEILEEALVQVEGTRSITSSARQGRASITVELDLARDVDLALQDVQTKVSQAQRRLPRDLDPPVISKNNPEDNPIMWLGLSGPFPPQVLSDYARYRVSERLQTVPGVGEISLGGTLERNVRLWIDATRLDEKGITISDVLQALQRQHLEMPAGLIETEGREVNVRVLGEALDLDTLRHLVIRSVAGSPVYLEDVALVEDGFEDLRRLSRVDGAPAQGIGVRKQRGSNAVAVAQRIRAEMEVIQSTLPAGMELGVNFDSTRFIEDSVHEIELELLLSVLLTAVVCWLFLGSISSTLNVVLAIPMSLLGTVAVIYFLGFTLNTFTLLGLALAVGIVVDDAIMVLENIVRHAESGKGRAQAAREGTAEITFAALAATLAVVAIFIPVVFMRGVIGRFFLQFGVVLCLAVLLSYVEAITLAPSRCAQILSVGRESRSRVGRAVDRGFERLATLYAAVLRRTLRRRGMVLAGAAVLFVLALLVLRALPTEFVPSQDQSRLMVRMQSAVGSDIHETDGLLQRAEAIINNRPEVRRCMASIGGGPGGSAVTSAQALVTLVDPGDREYNQKEFAALLRRELNAIPGLRAVVQDLSQQGFTAQRGFPVEFSVRGPDWDKLVALTQEQMQKLTASGMVVDLDTDYQVGMPELRILPNRARAADLGVSIEDVATTLNALVGGVRAGKYSSGGRRLDVRLRLLASQRSRPEDIDRLRVRSRSGELVPLSTLVTTEEVPALQAITRRDRERAITVTANVAPEHSQGEALQYIGRLATGMPVGYRMVLGGASVAFHESKSSLLFALILGILVAYMILASQFNSFLHPVTILTILPLSVTGAAAALWLAGKSLNIFSMIGLLLLLGIVKKNSIILVDYANQNRARGLDAAAAMEAAGPVRLRPILMTSAATFMAALPPALGLGPGSEIRTPMAIAVIGGLVVSTALSLLVVPSFYVAADGVVSRLRGRLHLRRRAAAPAPDLPSRCIALFAIAAASLAAASTTATPGMPGTVGANCSARTEEAGAVETDLAPELLRSGLAAVLQGHEKALQENAASGHDTIVLQRACAGRYGLSREEELRWRALLRTTPAGAMDGCRSTCQLVFADDPRLTATWQAWAREGGNPILTVEHGSDGVERCTYDVVLEGE